The Zestosphaera sp. genome includes a window with the following:
- a CDS encoding nickel-dependent hydrogenase large subunit: MNTNRVIEVDYLARVEGEGSLYLEIENGKVLRVEVGIFEAPRFFEAFLNGRKYYEVPDITARICGICPVAYVMSSSKALEKILQIDVSDEVEQLRKIIYLGEWVESHVLHVLMLHAPDFLGHDSLLSLAKEQPDIVRKGLVLKGWGNQVVRVVGGRSVHPVSCRVGGFHRVIRKEELLPLTRDLRRVEGYAKELLEWVLELPIPDFKRDIEFLSLRNEEEYPVLHGRIVSNKGLNIHEDEFEECLTTEQARYSTSLRYRLKGRGPYVVGPLARYNNNYDLLKPEVREVVESHGYKAPLSNSFQSIIARAAEVYHAVLELEELINNYREPKQPYMEGMLCEGVGAAVTEAPRGLLYHRYTLSEKGYVVNVNIIPPTSQNLASIEQDLLALGDKLVTLDQTRAQWLAEQAVRNYDPCISCATHFLKLNYVSKEHRHTE; this comes from the coding sequence ATGAATACGAATAGAGTTATTGAGGTGGATTACTTAGCCAGGGTGGAAGGCGAGGGGAGCCTCTACCTAGAGATAGAGAATGGCAAGGTGTTAAGAGTCGAGGTTGGAATCTTTGAAGCTCCGAGATTCTTTGAGGCCTTCCTAAATGGTAGGAAATACTATGAAGTACCTGACATAACGGCTAGAATCTGCGGGATATGCCCCGTTGCCTATGTGATGAGCTCCAGCAAAGCGCTCGAGAAAATATTGCAGATCGATGTTTCTGATGAGGTGGAGCAACTTAGGAAGATCATATACCTTGGCGAATGGGTTGAGAGCCACGTGCTACACGTGCTAATGCTCCACGCGCCTGACTTCCTAGGACACGATTCACTTCTAAGTCTTGCAAAGGAGCAACCTGATATAGTCAGGAAGGGCCTAGTTTTGAAGGGGTGGGGTAATCAAGTAGTTAGGGTGGTTGGTGGACGCTCAGTACATCCCGTCTCTTGCAGAGTGGGTGGCTTCCATAGAGTCATAAGAAAGGAGGAGTTACTCCCCCTTACAAGAGATTTAAGAAGGGTAGAGGGGTATGCGAAGGAGTTACTTGAGTGGGTGCTCGAACTACCCATACCTGACTTCAAGAGGGATATTGAATTCCTGTCCCTCAGAAATGAGGAGGAGTATCCAGTGCTACACGGCAGAATAGTCTCTAATAAAGGACTCAACATACATGAGGACGAGTTCGAAGAATGTCTAACGACAGAGCAGGCAAGGTACTCCACATCGCTCAGGTATAGACTCAAGGGTAGAGGGCCCTACGTCGTAGGTCCTCTGGCAAGGTATAATAACAACTACGATCTGTTAAAACCTGAAGTCCGAGAAGTTGTTGAATCACACGGCTACAAAGCACCGTTAAGCAACAGCTTCCAAAGCATAATAGCCAGGGCGGCCGAGGTATACCATGCCGTCCTAGAACTTGAGGAACTCATCAACAACTACAGAGAGCCTAAGCAACCCTACATGGAAGGCATGTTGTGCGAGGGTGTGGGGGCAGCGGTAACGGAGGCTCCTAGGGGCCTACTGTATCACAGGTACACGCTAAGCGAGAAGGGTTATGTAGTCAACGTTAATATAATACCGCCGACCTCCCAGAACCTAGCAAGCATAGAACAGGATCTGCTGGCACTAGGTGATAAGCTAGTAACGCTGGACCAGACTAGAGCACAGTGGCTAGCGGAACAGGCGGTCAGGAACTACGACCCCTGCATTTCATGCGCAACGCACTTCTTGAAACTCAACTACGTCTCTAAAGAACACCGACATACGGAGTAG